A single Desulfomonile tiedjei DNA region contains:
- a CDS encoding cyclase family protein: MPLYDATVSIHEGMLLYPGDPPFKLRSLYRVEKGDPFNLCEMSMGTHIGTHVDPPAHYLENAAGVDQIPIEVLIGPGIILDMRGRPCVDRPALEKSALAGHSRVLLKTDNGPRLLQSEFVTDYVYLTEDAAEFLVERGVQLIGTDYLSIERFQTPGAPVHHRLLNAGVLIVEGVNLLEIPPGPCKIYCLPLKIKDADGAPARVLIETALRGAT; the protein is encoded by the coding sequence ATGCCTTTGTACGACGCCACTGTATCCATCCACGAAGGGATGTTGCTTTACCCGGGCGATCCTCCTTTCAAGCTCCGGAGCCTCTATCGGGTAGAAAAAGGAGATCCGTTCAACCTGTGCGAAATGTCCATGGGCACACATATCGGCACCCATGTGGATCCTCCGGCTCACTACCTTGAGAACGCCGCGGGGGTGGATCAAATTCCCATCGAGGTCCTGATCGGGCCTGGAATAATACTGGACATGCGAGGCAGGCCCTGCGTAGACCGTCCTGCGCTGGAGAAATCCGCCCTAGCCGGCCATAGCCGAGTCTTGTTAAAGACGGACAACGGTCCCAGGCTCCTGCAATCCGAGTTCGTAACCGACTACGTCTATCTTACCGAAGATGCAGCGGAATTCCTCGTCGAGCGAGGTGTTCAACTGATTGGCACAGACTATCTGTCCATCGAACGGTTCCAGACCCCCGGTGCGCCGGTTCACCACAGGCTCCTGAACGCGGGTGTGCTGATAGTGGAGGGAGTCAATCTTCTCGAAATCCCTCCCGGGCCATGTAAAATCTATTGCCTCCCCCTAAAGATTAAAGACGCAGACGGCGCGCCGGCCCGTGTCCTGATAGAAACGGCATTGCGGGGAGCGACGTAA
- a CDS encoding cupin domain-containing protein, producing MAFWDLATIQLEEFRPGILSKAHIGDGLIMACMEIGPGMEDAGHEHPFDQCGIVLEGNIQMFAGEDVRLLNAGEAYFLPAGQRHGWKTFEAPVKILDVSRKT from the coding sequence ATGGCGTTCTGGGATTTGGCGACCATTCAGTTGGAGGAATTCCGCCCTGGAATCTTGAGTAAAGCACACATCGGTGACGGCCTCATAATGGCATGCATGGAAATAGGCCCCGGCATGGAAGACGCCGGCCACGAGCATCCCTTTGATCAATGCGGGATAGTGCTGGAAGGCAATATTCAGATGTTCGCCGGGGAGGATGTCAGGCTCCTGAATGCTGGCGAGGCCTATTTCTTGCCCGCGGGTCAGCGTCACGGGTGGAAGACCTTTGAGGCGCCCGTCAAGATTCTGGACGTGTCCCGAAAAACATGA
- a CDS encoding M48 family metallopeptidase, giving the protein MNPNLILTCFVTVYLLQLAFCIWLENLNRNHLTLQGKEVPEQMQGFIDKEKLGRINAYAGEKSRIFVIEKLVGDAILLGLIFSGPLNDLAVFSSGSDTHFVWAGLIFFLILGLFFFLVGLPFDYYHTFFVEEKYGFNRSDLKTWVLDKIKETLLSTVLLVALLAPVLWAIKAFPDYWWFWGFLIASFVQLVLVVLYPVLIAPIFNKFEPLQDENLARDVEEMAQQVGMRTQGIFQMDAGKRSTHSNAYFAGLGKARRIVLFDTLLSSLSHQEILSVLAHEMGHFKLKHILKSYLAGEAIMFGGFYLTYLMLNWDSLYQAFGFDFSQSYGILFVVGIFWRRLGFFLRPLYMFLSRRAERQADLFAVKLRQKAEPLATALKRMSEHNLSNLNPHPLYVWFYYSHPPLLERVATLEDCGKTIEGRPVQG; this is encoded by the coding sequence ATGAATCCGAACCTGATTCTTACCTGTTTTGTAACCGTGTACTTGTTGCAGCTGGCTTTCTGCATCTGGCTGGAGAACCTCAACCGTAATCATCTGACACTACAAGGAAAAGAGGTTCCGGAACAAATGCAGGGGTTCATCGACAAGGAAAAGCTTGGCCGCATCAACGCGTACGCCGGAGAGAAGAGCCGCATTTTTGTGATTGAAAAGCTAGTGGGGGACGCTATCCTTCTCGGGCTCATCTTTTCCGGACCGCTGAATGATCTGGCCGTTTTTTCCTCGGGTTCGGATACCCATTTCGTGTGGGCCGGCTTGATCTTTTTTCTGATCCTCGGGCTGTTTTTCTTTCTGGTGGGACTGCCGTTTGACTACTACCACACGTTCTTTGTCGAGGAGAAGTACGGCTTCAACCGTTCCGATCTCAAAACATGGGTACTAGACAAAATCAAGGAAACATTGCTCTCCACGGTTCTTCTTGTGGCGCTGCTCGCACCTGTGCTTTGGGCTATAAAGGCTTTTCCTGATTATTGGTGGTTCTGGGGATTCTTAATAGCATCCTTTGTCCAGTTGGTTCTGGTGGTGCTTTATCCGGTGCTGATTGCGCCGATATTCAACAAATTTGAACCATTGCAGGACGAAAACCTCGCCCGCGATGTTGAAGAAATGGCCCAACAGGTGGGCATGAGGACGCAAGGCATATTCCAGATGGATGCGGGAAAGCGCAGCACGCACAGCAACGCGTATTTCGCCGGGTTGGGCAAGGCCAGGCGCATAGTGCTTTTCGACACTCTCCTGAGTTCTCTGTCTCACCAGGAAATATTAAGTGTCCTGGCGCATGAGATGGGGCACTTCAAGCTTAAGCACATTCTGAAATCGTACCTGGCGGGCGAGGCCATAATGTTCGGCGGCTTTTATTTGACCTATCTCATGCTCAACTGGGACAGCTTGTATCAGGCGTTCGGGTTCGATTTCTCTCAGTCGTATGGCATTCTCTTCGTCGTGGGCATTTTTTGGCGGCGGCTGGGGTTCTTCTTGAGACCTTTGTACATGTTCTTATCTCGAAGGGCGGAGCGTCAGGCTGATCTCTTTGCCGTGAAGCTGAGGCAGAAAGCGGAGCCTTTGGCAACCGCGTTGAAGAGAATGTCGGAGCACAACTTATCCAACTTGAATCCGCACCCGCTATACGTATGGTTCTACTACTCGCATCCGCCGCTGCTGGAAAGAGTTGCGACTCTAGAGGATTGTGGAAAGACGATTGAGGGAAGGCCCGTGCAGGGCTAG